One genomic window of Parabacteroides pacaensis includes the following:
- a CDS encoding polysaccharide biosynthesis protein, with amino-acid sequence MLVFKDKVLLITGGTGSFGNAVLHRFLGSDIKEIRIFSRDEKKQDDMRHHLQSPKVKFYIGDVRDKRSVDGVMNGVDYIFHAAALKQVPSCEFFPTQAVRTNVLGTENVLDSAIAHGVKNVVVLSTDKAAYPINAMGISKAMMEKVAIAKGRQLGENSVTTICCTRYGNVMASRGSVIPLWVEQMKEGKPITITDPNMTRFMMTLDDAVDLVLYAFQHGANGDLFVQKAPAATLDVLANALKELYHSDTEIKVIGTRHGEKLYETLVTREEMAKAIDMGDYYRIPCDTRDLNYDKFFVEGSEEVSKIEDYHSHNTRRLDIEGMKQLLLKLSFIREDLHL; translated from the coding sequence ATGTTAGTTTTTAAAGATAAAGTCCTTTTAATTACCGGTGGCACAGGTTCATTCGGCAATGCGGTTTTGCATCGTTTCCTGGGAAGTGATATCAAGGAAATCCGCATTTTTTCCCGAGATGAGAAGAAGCAAGACGACATGCGTCACCACTTGCAAAGTCCCAAAGTAAAGTTTTACATCGGTGACGTTCGAGACAAACGTTCCGTTGACGGTGTAATGAATGGGGTGGATTATATCTTCCATGCTGCCGCTTTAAAGCAGGTTCCTTCCTGTGAGTTTTTCCCTACTCAGGCTGTCCGGACCAATGTCCTTGGCACAGAAAATGTGTTGGATTCGGCTATAGCACATGGAGTAAAAAATGTTGTAGTACTTTCTACCGATAAGGCAGCTTATCCTATCAATGCGATGGGAATAAGCAAAGCGATGATGGAAAAGGTTGCCATTGCTAAAGGTCGTCAGTTAGGAGAAAATAGTGTTACTACTATTTGCTGTACCCGCTATGGCAATGTAATGGCCAGCCGTGGTTCGGTCATTCCTCTTTGGGTAGAGCAAATGAAAGAAGGCAAGCCTATTACGATTACCGATCCCAACATGACGCGTTTTATGATGACTCTGGATGATGCGGTGGATTTGGTTCTTTATGCCTTCCAGCATGGCGCAAATGGAGACTTGTTTGTCCAGAAAGCTCCGGCCGCTACCCTGGATGTACTGGCCAATGCCTTGAAAGAGCTTTATCATAGTGATACGGAAATAAAAGTGATCGGTACGCGTCACGGAGAAAAACTGTATGAGACTTTGGTTACCCGTGAAGAGATGGCCAAAGCCATCGATATGGGGGATTATTACCGTATTCCTTGTGATACCCGGGATTTGAACTATGATAAATTCTTTGTGGAAGGTAGTGAGGAAGTGTCCAAAATAGAAGACTACCATTCCCATAATACCCGCCGTTTGGATATAGAAGGCATGAAGCAGCTTCTTTTAAAGCTTTCTTTTATCCGTGAAGATTTACATTTATAA
- a CDS encoding polysaccharide biosynthesis C-terminal domain-containing protein, whose amino-acid sequence MIRVGITGQAGFVGSHLYNELGLYPDKFRRIPFEDSYFQDEGQLCSFVKSCDVIVHLAAMNRHTDAQELYHTNLRLVKQLISAMEKEKVTPHVLFSSSTQEKLDNEYGKSKREGRILLEAWAKKSGANFTGLVVPNVYGPFGRPGYNSFIATFCYKLTHGETPQVLQDSQVKLIYVGNLCKHIIKKIEEVRNASSSVIEQDMVPYDFEKKVSEILGLFEDFKTLYFEQGIIPSLRDKNEINLFNTFCGYMDFSLLYPRKLIKHQDVRGLFVETAKLGIGGQVSFSTTACGITRGNHYHTRKIERFTVMKGKARIQLRRIGTGEVLNFYLDGNEPSYVDMPVWYTHNITNIGKGELYTQFWINEWYDPKDGDTYFEPCDMNENYKVK is encoded by the coding sequence ATGATACGAGTTGGCATCACTGGCCAAGCAGGGTTTGTAGGGAGTCATCTTTACAATGAGCTTGGCTTATATCCGGATAAATTCCGGCGCATTCCTTTTGAAGATTCCTATTTTCAAGACGAAGGACAACTGTGTTCATTTGTAAAAAGTTGCGATGTCATAGTTCATTTGGCAGCCATGAACCGCCACACGGATGCACAAGAGCTTTATCATACCAACCTACGGCTGGTTAAGCAGTTGATTTCGGCCATGGAAAAAGAAAAGGTTACTCCGCATGTCTTGTTTTCTTCTTCTACGCAAGAAAAGCTGGATAATGAATACGGCAAGTCGAAGCGGGAAGGGCGCATCTTGTTGGAGGCATGGGCAAAAAAGAGTGGCGCTAATTTTACGGGTCTGGTTGTTCCAAATGTTTACGGCCCTTTCGGACGTCCCGGTTACAATTCGTTTATCGCAACCTTTTGCTATAAGCTTACCCATGGAGAAACGCCTCAAGTCTTACAGGACAGTCAGGTCAAATTAATCTATGTAGGAAACCTTTGTAAGCACATTATAAAGAAAATAGAGGAAGTAAGAAACGCATCATCTTCCGTAATCGAGCAAGATATGGTTCCTTATGACTTTGAAAAAAAGGTAAGTGAAATCCTTGGTTTGTTTGAAGATTTTAAAACCCTTTATTTTGAGCAAGGGATCATTCCTTCCTTAAGGGATAAAAACGAAATCAACCTATTTAACACTTTCTGTGGTTATATGGATTTTTCCCTTCTTTATCCCCGCAAGCTCATAAAACACCAAGATGTAAGGGGACTGTTTGTCGAAACCGCAAAACTTGGCATCGGAGGTCAGGTCTCTTTTTCCACTACCGCTTGCGGCATAACTCGCGGCAACCATTATCATACCCGTAAAATAGAACGTTTTACCGTCATGAAGGGAAAAGCCCGGATCCAGCTTCGCCGGATAGGAACGGGCGAGGTATTGAACTTTTATTTGGATGGCAACGAGCCGAGTTATGTGGATATGCCGGTATGGTATACCCATAATATTACCAATATAGGAAAAGGGGAGCTTTATACCCAGTTTTGGATTAACGAGTGGTATGACCCAAAAGATGGCGATACTTATTTTGAGCCGTGTGATATGAATGAAAATTATAAAGTAAAATGA
- the wecB gene encoding non-hydrolyzing UDP-N-acetylglucosamine 2-epimerase — MSKLKLMTIVGTRPEIIRLSEVIKKCDLYFDQVLVHTGQNYDYSLNEVFFEDLGLREPDFYLNVVGSDLGETMGNVLAKSYRLMVEVKPDAVLVLGDTNSCLSVISAKRLHIPTFHMEAGNRCFDENLPEETNRRIVDHISDLNMCYSEHARRYLNAEGTARERTYVTGSPMAEVLSANLDKIKESKVLERLGLKKGEYILLSAHREENIDTEANFFSLMNAVNSLAEKYDMPILYSCHPRSKKFIDQRNFKFDRRVIQSQPLGFHDYNHLQLNAFCVVSDSGTLPEESAYFSSKGMPVSAVCIRTSTERPEALDKGVFVLAGITTEQILQAVDMAVTMNQQGDWASEVPDYVDENVSTKVVKIIQSYTGVINKMVWRK, encoded by the coding sequence ATGAGCAAGTTAAAGTTGATGACCATCGTTGGGACCCGTCCCGAGATCATCCGTTTGTCAGAGGTTATAAAAAAGTGCGATCTATACTTTGACCAGGTCTTGGTTCATACGGGTCAGAATTACGACTACTCGTTAAACGAGGTCTTTTTTGAAGACTTGGGGCTGCGGGAACCGGATTTTTACCTGAATGTTGTCGGCAGTGACTTGGGAGAAACCATGGGTAACGTGCTAGCAAAGTCGTATAGGTTGATGGTGGAAGTGAAGCCGGATGCCGTCCTGGTGCTTGGTGATACCAATTCATGTTTATCAGTTATTTCCGCCAAACGCTTGCATATCCCGACTTTTCATATGGAAGCGGGTAACAGGTGTTTTGACGAGAACCTTCCTGAAGAAACGAACAGGCGTATCGTTGACCATATTTCCGATTTAAATATGTGTTACAGCGAGCATGCAAGGCGTTATTTGAATGCGGAAGGTACGGCCAGGGAAAGAACCTATGTGACGGGTTCTCCTATGGCAGAAGTTTTATCGGCTAACCTGGATAAGATAAAGGAAAGTAAGGTTTTGGAGAGGTTGGGCCTGAAGAAAGGAGAGTACATTTTGCTGTCGGCTCATCGGGAAGAGAATATAGATACGGAAGCCAATTTCTTTAGTTTAATGAATGCTGTAAATTCCTTGGCAGAAAAGTATGATATGCCTATTCTTTATTCCTGCCATCCTCGCTCAAAGAAGTTCATCGATCAAAGGAATTTTAAATTTGACAGGCGTGTAATTCAAAGCCAGCCCCTCGGCTTCCATGACTATAACCATTTGCAATTGAATGCTTTTTGTGTAGTCTCGGACAGTGGTACGTTGCCAGAGGAAAGCGCCTATTTCAGCAGTAAAGGCATGCCTGTTTCGGCGGTATGTATCCGAACAAGTACAGAACGTCCGGAGGCATTGGATAAGGGAGTATTTGTTCTTGCGGGTATTACAACGGAACAAATACTGCAGGCTGTAGATATGGCGGTTACCATGAATCAACAAGGTGATTGGGCCTCGGAAGTTCCTGATTATGTGGATGAAAATGTGTCGACTAAAGTAGTCAAGATCATCCAAAGCTATACAGGGGTAATCAATAAAATGGTTTGGAGAAAATAA
- a CDS encoding glycosyltransferase family 4 protein: MKKKVWIISEFYYPIVTSTGFYMTEIAEYLVSRGMDVHVLCTGAKYNETGNYQLKKFEIHNGVNIHRVLMAEIDKNNFVKRIFRLLLSSIYLFFKALKNVKKEDELLVVTNPAFLLVFMPVVAFLKDVPYKLLVHDIFPENLVAIKKMNASSWNYKFLKGIFDRVYASAQVCISLGRDMTEVIRNKTKGKVRIDLIPNWADNKEVFPLDKRETQLHKQLQISDFVFQFAGNLGHAQGIDNILSAISLVKNEVISFLFVGGGAKSEVVKDFSKRKKNVFYIGFQERSMQNDFLNACDIAIVTLNDGMYGLGVPSKSYNIMAAGKPILYVGDEKSEIALCIRKYNLGWLVKPNDPYDLKNMIEYIYNNRDNLISIQNNARRVADTIFAKEKILNKYYNLLN; the protein is encoded by the coding sequence ATGAAAAAGAAAGTCTGGATTATTTCTGAATTTTATTATCCAATAGTTACATCTACGGGGTTTTATATGACAGAAATAGCGGAGTATTTAGTATCTAGAGGTATGGACGTACATGTTCTTTGTACTGGTGCTAAATATAATGAAACAGGAAATTATCAATTAAAAAAGTTTGAAATACATAATGGAGTAAATATCCATCGTGTATTAATGGCCGAAATTGATAAGAATAACTTTGTAAAACGCATTTTTCGACTTTTACTTTCCAGTATTTACCTTTTCTTTAAGGCTTTGAAAAATGTGAAGAAAGAGGATGAACTACTTGTTGTTACGAATCCTGCTTTTCTGTTGGTATTTATGCCTGTAGTAGCTTTTCTCAAAGATGTTCCTTATAAGCTGTTGGTACATGATATTTTTCCTGAAAACTTGGTTGCAATAAAAAAGATGAATGCTTCGTCTTGGAATTATAAGTTTTTAAAAGGAATTTTTGATAGAGTATACGCCAGTGCGCAGGTTTGTATTTCTCTGGGGCGAGATATGACAGAGGTAATTAGAAATAAAACTAAAGGAAAAGTAAGAATTGATCTGATACCTAATTGGGCTGATAATAAAGAAGTTTTTCCTTTAGATAAAAGAGAAACTCAATTACATAAACAATTGCAAATTTCAGATTTTGTATTCCAGTTTGCAGGAAATTTAGGGCATGCCCAAGGAATAGATAATATATTATCAGCTATTTCGCTTGTGAAAAATGAAGTTATCTCTTTTTTATTTGTTGGAGGAGGAGCAAAATCGGAAGTGGTTAAAGATTTTAGTAAACGAAAAAAGAATGTGTTTTATATAGGCTTTCAGGAACGCTCTATGCAAAATGATTTTTTAAATGCCTGTGATATTGCTATTGTAACATTAAATGACGGTATGTATGGTTTAGGAGTCCCTTCTAAATCTTATAATATTATGGCAGCAGGTAAACCGATATTATATGTTGGGGATGAAAAATCAGAAATTGCATTGTGTATCAGGAAATATAATTTGGGATGGCTTGTAAAACCTAATGATCCGTATGATTTAAAAAATATGATAGAGTATATATATAATAACAGGGATAATCTAATATCCATTCAGAACAATGCCAGAAGGGTTGCTGATACCATATTTGCAAAAGAAAAAATATTAAATAAGTATTATAATTTATTGAATTAG
- a CDS encoding NAD-dependent epimerase/dehydratase family protein, with amino-acid sequence MKLLFTGASGFLGNNVCPLLKKRYDISTVGLMQQDDYEVNIAKEIPELRERYDVVLHAAGKAHFIPKSEAECQAFFDVNLQGTKNLCAALEKVGVPQAFIFISTVAVYGCDYGENITEEHSLDGVTPYAMSKRLAEEYLQKWCGKHKVVLGILRPSLIAGPHPPGNLGAMISSIAKKRYFSIAGGKARKSVLMVEDIANLVPLLIEKGGIYNVCDSYQPTFRELEEIICSQLEMPLPFTIPYWLAKGMSLIGDCLGKKAPINSFKLKKITKSLTFSSEKAMHELGWKPMNIMEGFKIK; translated from the coding sequence ATGAAACTTTTATTTACGGGTGCTTCTGGTTTCCTAGGTAATAATGTTTGTCCTCTTTTGAAAAAGAGATATGATATTTCAACTGTAGGTTTGATGCAACAGGATGATTATGAGGTTAACATCGCAAAAGAGATTCCAGAATTACGTGAACGTTACGATGTAGTATTGCATGCTGCCGGAAAAGCCCATTTTATTCCTAAATCGGAAGCGGAGTGTCAGGCTTTTTTTGATGTAAACTTGCAAGGAACAAAGAATCTTTGTGCTGCCTTGGAGAAAGTCGGTGTACCACAAGCATTCATTTTTATTTCTACTGTAGCTGTATATGGATGTGATTATGGTGAAAATATAACGGAGGAACATTCCTTGGATGGAGTTACTCCGTATGCAATGAGTAAACGGCTTGCAGAAGAATATTTGCAAAAATGGTGCGGTAAACATAAGGTTGTCTTAGGAATCCTTCGTCCTTCTTTAATTGCGGGGCCTCATCCTCCGGGAAATTTAGGAGCGATGATAAGTAGTATTGCTAAAAAGAGATATTTTAGTATCGCAGGAGGCAAAGCACGAAAAAGTGTATTAATGGTTGAGGATATTGCAAATTTAGTTCCTTTATTAATCGAAAAAGGAGGTATATATAATGTATGCGATAGCTATCAGCCTACATTTAGAGAATTAGAAGAAATTATTTGTAGTCAATTAGAGATGCCTTTGCCGTTTACAATACCCTATTGGTTAGCTAAAGGTATGTCTTTAATAGGAGACTGTTTAGGTAAAAAGGCTCCCATCAATTCTTTTAAATTGAAGAAGATAACAAAGTCATTAACCTTTAGTAGTGAGAAAGCGATGCATGAATTGGGGTGGAAACCAATGAATATCATGGAAGGTTTCAAAATAAAATGA
- a CDS encoding MraY family glycosyltransferase — MYYILVLILLFLLELFYFKLADKYNIIDKPNERSSHTRITLRGGGIIFYFGALVYFFMNSLEYPWFMLALTLVTFISFVDDIRSTSPKVRLLFHFLAMMLMFYQWGLFSLAWWWIIIALVICMGIINAYNFMDGINGITGGYSFVVLLALGYVNREIVPFVKEGFIYTILCSVLVFCFFNFRGKARCFAGDVGSVGIAFILLFLIGKLIIQTEDFSWIILLVVYGVDSVLTIIHRLMLHENIGLPHRKHLYQIMANELRVPHVKVSGLYMLLQALIVAGYIMLPSWHWPYFIGVVIILSSLYSVFMMKYFHLHAERIEKQ; from the coding sequence ATGTATTATATTTTAGTATTAATTCTATTATTCCTATTAGAACTTTTCTATTTTAAGCTTGCGGATAAATATAATATTATCGATAAACCTAATGAGCGTAGCTCCCATACCCGTATTACTTTGCGAGGGGGAGGTATTATCTTTTATTTTGGGGCATTGGTTTATTTTTTTATGAATAGTTTGGAGTATCCCTGGTTCATGTTGGCATTGACTTTGGTTACTTTTATCAGTTTTGTGGATGATATTCGTTCCACCTCTCCCAAGGTGCGTTTATTGTTCCATTTTCTGGCGATGATGTTGATGTTTTATCAATGGGGACTGTTTTCACTGGCTTGGTGGTGGATAATTATTGCCCTTGTGATTTGTATGGGGATTATTAATGCTTATAATTTTATGGATGGCATCAATGGAATAACGGGCGGTTATTCTTTTGTTGTGTTGCTGGCTTTAGGGTATGTCAATAGGGAGATTGTTCCTTTTGTAAAAGAGGGTTTTATCTATACCATTCTCTGTTCTGTACTGGTGTTTTGCTTTTTTAATTTTCGGGGGAAAGCAAGGTGTTTTGCCGGCGATGTAGGCTCTGTCGGCATTGCCTTTATTCTTCTTTTTTTGATAGGGAAATTGATCATACAAACAGAAGATTTTAGTTGGATAATCCTTTTGGTAGTTTATGGAGTGGATAGTGTCTTGACTATTATTCACCGCTTGATGCTTCATGAGAATATCGGTTTGCCGCATCGCAAACATTTGTATCAGATAATGGCAAATGAATTGCGAGTGCCGCATGTGAAAGTAAGTGGGCTTTATATGTTATTACAAGCTCTTATCGTTGCAGGATACATCATGCTTCCGTCTTGGCATTGGCCTTATTTTATAGGAGTAGTTATTATTTTAAGCAGTTTATATAGTGTGTTTATGATGAAATATTTTCATCTGCACGCAGAAAGAATAGAAAAACAATAA
- a CDS encoding Wzz/FepE/Etk N-terminal domain-containing protein translates to MKQVQTPVAQSEEQEIDLIELAGKIWKRRKFVFKVTGIGVVLGLIVAFSIPKEYETKVKLSPENSEVSKTGQLGGLAAMAGINLGGAAGPDALVPDIYPDIVSSTPFLLELINIPVESTDGEKKMSFYEYMDEHQKKPWWGYVTSAPFKLLGWGVSLFKEKEESNNDFIDPFHLTKDQEDFIKGIEEKIVVSVDKKSGVITSSVTMQDPLISATVMNVVLENLQNYITDYRTRKAKHDLAFSEKLFKEAKESYFAAQKAYARYVDENHNVISARFKTEEERLRNEMTLAYGVYNQMAQQLEMDKIKVQKVTPVYTVIEPAKVAIKAAKPNKPMILIGFVFLSIVISVGYILFGESLFNELKNIKNK, encoded by the coding sequence ATGAAACAAGTACAAACACCTGTTGCTCAATCTGAAGAACAAGAAATAGATTTAATAGAGTTAGCCGGGAAGATATGGAAAAGACGAAAGTTTGTCTTTAAAGTTACGGGAATAGGAGTTGTCTTAGGGCTGATTGTGGCATTTAGTATCCCTAAGGAATATGAAACGAAAGTAAAACTAAGCCCTGAAAACTCTGAAGTAAGTAAGACCGGACAATTAGGTGGTTTAGCTGCTATGGCAGGAATTAACTTAGGCGGTGCTGCAGGTCCGGATGCTTTGGTTCCTGATATCTATCCTGATATTGTCTCGAGTACTCCTTTTTTGTTGGAATTGATAAATATCCCAGTAGAAAGTACGGATGGAGAAAAGAAGATGAGCTTTTACGAGTATATGGATGAGCATCAGAAAAAGCCTTGGTGGGGGTATGTAACATCGGCTCCATTTAAGTTGTTAGGATGGGGCGTTTCTTTATTCAAGGAAAAGGAAGAAAGTAATAATGACTTTATTGATCCTTTTCATTTAACAAAAGATCAGGAAGATTTTATTAAAGGCATTGAGGAAAAGATTGTAGTAAGTGTGGATAAAAAGTCCGGTGTGATTACTTCTTCTGTTACCATGCAGGATCCATTAATTTCAGCTACCGTTATGAACGTTGTTTTAGAAAATCTTCAAAACTATATAACGGATTACAGAACCCGTAAGGCCAAACATGATTTGGCTTTTAGTGAAAAGCTATTCAAGGAGGCGAAGGAATCTTATTTTGCCGCGCAAAAGGCTTATGCCAGGTATGTGGATGAAAACCATAATGTCATCTCAGCGCGGTTTAAAACGGAAGAAGAGCGTTTACGTAATGAAATGACCTTGGCTTATGGAGTGTACAACCAGATGGCGCAGCAATTGGAAATGGATAAAATAAAGGTACAGAAGGTAACTCCGGTGTATACTGTTATTGAACCAGCTAAAGTAGCTATTAAAGCAGCTAAACCCAATAAGCCGATGATTTTAATAGGCTTTGTTTTTCTCTCGATAGTTATAAGCGTAGGTTACATTCTCTTTGGAGAAAGCTTGTTTAATGAATTGAAAAACATAAAAAATAAGTAG
- a CDS encoding helix-turn-helix domain-containing protein, whose translation MKDSYKEIVRSVPNSDCAFKYIELGRGVSLSSWDKEKNRLLFVLEGKLKLSIAEGSFRFLQKGSFVLLSKGEAFKGTGMQPDSRVVIFLFNRVDTVWTSTKIKKLLDASDKKAGKPHEPLSIVRPLEMFLKLIVLYTEEKDIDKSFYANKESELLSLLYTFYSSEELGRMFYPLLHTNLDFKSFVEANYLKVESASELADLAGCSLVTLNRKFKEYFQDTAYQWIIKNKMVLILKRLQTPSGSLSEIAKEFGFYSGSELNRFCQRQFGTSALKLRKQAIGKKPVRKM comes from the coding sequence ATGAAAGACTCATATAAAGAAATCGTACGCAGTGTCCCCAATAGCGATTGTGCATTTAAATACATAGAATTAGGACGCGGCGTATCTTTGTCCTCTTGGGATAAGGAAAAGAACAGGTTGTTGTTTGTATTGGAAGGGAAATTAAAGCTTTCTATCGCCGAGGGTTCTTTCCGCTTTTTACAGAAAGGAAGCTTTGTCTTGCTTTCCAAGGGAGAGGCTTTTAAAGGAACCGGCATGCAACCGGATAGCCGGGTAGTGATTTTCCTTTTTAACCGGGTGGATACGGTGTGGACTTCTACAAAAATCAAAAAGCTGCTGGATGCCTCGGATAAAAAAGCCGGAAAGCCCCATGAGCCGTTGTCGATAGTTCGTCCTTTAGAAATGTTTTTAAAGCTAATTGTTCTTTACACGGAAGAAAAAGATATAGACAAATCCTTTTACGCCAATAAAGAAAGCGAACTGTTATCGCTACTTTACACTTTTTATTCCTCCGAGGAGTTAGGCAGGATGTTTTATCCTCTTTTACACACCAATCTGGACTTTAAAAGTTTTGTGGAGGCGAATTACCTGAAAGTGGAGAGTGCTTCAGAACTGGCTGATCTCGCCGGTTGTAGCCTAGTAACCTTAAATCGTAAGTTCAAGGAATATTTTCAGGATACGGCTTACCAGTGGATCATAAAAAACAAAATGGTTTTGATCTTAAAGCGTCTTCAAACTCCGTCGGGCTCATTGTCTGAGATCGCCAAGGAGTTTGGTTTTTATTCGGGTTCGGAGTTAAACCGTTTTTGCCAGCGCCAGTTCGGCACTTCGGCTTTAAAACTTCGTAAGCAGGCTATCGGGAAAAAGCCGGTTCGTAAAATGTAG
- a CDS encoding HU family DNA-binding protein: protein MAQNYKLVKRMSKPGDTTSTRKFYAVAKSNGMSDLNYLCKLISARSTVSSADVKAVLDSFNYVLDLELQAGRIVQLGELGNFRLSVSSDGADTEKGFDSHLLRSPKIIFTPGAPLRETKKTTEFSRITPEKTPEAAEGGEEEGGDDVL from the coding sequence ATGGCACAAAATTACAAATTAGTAAAACGTATGTCGAAACCGGGCGACACCACATCGACACGTAAATTTTACGCGGTAGCAAAAAGTAACGGCATGTCCGACCTTAATTACTTGTGTAAATTGATCTCCGCGCGTTCTACCGTCTCCAGCGCAGACGTGAAAGCGGTGCTTGACTCCTTCAATTATGTATTGGACTTGGAATTGCAGGCGGGACGCATCGTGCAGTTGGGAGAACTTGGAAATTTCCGTTTGTCGGTAAGCAGCGACGGTGCTGATACGGAAAAGGGTTTTGATAGCCACTTACTTCGATCCCCCAAGATTATTTTTACTCCGGGAGCCCCTCTACGGGAAACTAAAAAAACTACGGAGTTTAGTCGTATAACGCCGGAAAAAACGCCGGAAGCCGCAGAAGGAGGCGAAGAAGAAGGAGGCGACGACGTTCTTTAA
- a CDS encoding D-Ala-D-Ala carboxypeptidase family metallohydrolase encodes MEKKKISDNLTMKNFIYSRVAIERGLNNMPTPRAERAINNLVENLLQPLQDFAGETIYITSGYRCPEVNRLVRGARNSQHVTGEAADCYVPGGPGLLWELEVSELDFDQAIMYYNKEVLHLSLKLEGENRHEIKEVGKPRY; translated from the coding sequence ATGGAGAAAAAGAAGATTAGTGACAATTTGACCATGAAAAATTTTATTTACAGCCGGGTGGCTATCGAGAGAGGTTTGAATAACATGCCTACTCCCCGGGCAGAAAGGGCTATCAATAATCTGGTAGAAAATCTATTACAGCCGTTACAGGATTTTGCCGGCGAAACGATTTACATCACTAGCGGTTACCGCTGCCCGGAAGTAAACCGTCTTGTAAGGGGAGCAAGAAATTCCCAGCACGTGACCGGGGAGGCGGCAGATTGTTATGTTCCCGGAGGTCCGGGATTGTTATGGGAACTGGAGGTCAGTGAGCTTGATTTCGATCAGGCCATTATGTATTATAATAAAGAAGTGTTACATCTTTCTCTTAAGTTGGAAGGAGAAAACCGTCATGAAATAAAAGAAGTTGGCAAACCGAGATATTAA
- a CDS encoding GRP family sugar transporter — MDILDWLVACIPILSFGVLPVIATSIGGKPVEQSMGIAIGGMVFAIIVFLLKKPELTPHIFIISLLSGIFWAIGSVGQFMGLNYLGVARSIPISDGGQIIGTSLLGILLGEWVTFYSKIFGFSALILIIIGIILTSYKDEKKGESPQWKKGLLVNFISIIGFTLYVGILKYYKINGWSSILPQSFGQIVGILLISSIFFKMNPFSKCSFKSSILGIIWGVGNIALLLSQARIGLAVAYPISQASVIVSVLGGVFINKEYKNRKEWIYSAIGMLIILLGLLFLYFSTIYDK, encoded by the coding sequence ATGGATATTTTAGATTGGTTGGTTGCCTGTATTCCTATTTTATCATTCGGTGTTTTACCGGTTATTGCTACTTCTATCGGAGGCAAACCGGTAGAGCAATCTATGGGAATTGCCATAGGGGGAATGGTATTTGCCATAATCGTTTTCCTCCTCAAAAAGCCTGAACTAACACCCCACATATTTATAATAAGTTTACTCTCCGGAATATTTTGGGCCATCGGATCGGTAGGACAATTTATGGGATTAAATTATTTAGGAGTAGCACGTTCCATACCTATTTCGGACGGAGGACAAATTATAGGTACTTCGTTATTAGGAATATTACTCGGAGAATGGGTTACTTTCTACTCTAAAATTTTCGGATTCAGTGCCCTTATCCTGATCATCATAGGTATTATTTTAACTTCTTACAAAGATGAAAAAAAGGGAGAAAGTCCTCAATGGAAAAAAGGATTACTTGTTAATTTCATTTCCATAATCGGTTTTACTCTTTATGTAGGAATCTTGAAATATTATAAAATTAATGGGTGGAGTAGTATTTTACCACAATCTTTCGGACAAATAGTAGGCATCTTGCTTATTTCATCGATTTTCTTTAAAATGAACCCTTTTAGCAAGTGTTCCTTTAAGAGCAGCATCTTAGGAATAATCTGGGGTGTTGGAAACATTGCTTTACTCTTATCTCAGGCAAGAATCGGTTTAGCAGTAGCCTATCCTATTAGTCAAGCTTCTGTTATTGTGTCTGTTTTAGGAGGAGTATTTATTAACAAAGAATATAAAAATAGAAAAGAATGGATTTATTCAGCTATAGGAATGTTAATTATTTTACTGGGCTTACTTTTTCTTTATTTTTCAACTATCTACGATAAATGA